One Nostoc sp. UHCC 0302 DNA window includes the following coding sequences:
- a CDS encoding alpha/beta hydrolase, whose product MGRSWRGFKILAGLLCATALTQFFGANTSAIAADTVVVRYGIATESVSLAELQKAAETGEFPGSLKPYTKRFSKQQRNYILGALRMGLPLNVVSINRLLNTQIATTILNDFATALVRKDKAGVQALRAGLVLGSVAPKGLSVLSFIAAYPSQRLEINLPQALRVARSLNIGFWRTQQFMLAIASRLNATQSEVSFPFDPTLPGSAQVQVLNLNLNDQKRQRKIPVDVYWSTAATLNKPVIIYTHGFGSVRTDLRYLAEHLASHGYVFAALEHPGSNGVNISSAIEGKTGLLKSQEFLDRPKDISFVLDELAKLNQTANNPLQGKLATNNVLVLGYSFGGGTALTAAGGELQLETLKKRCKDNLTVLSLGEAIQCVAQGLPENNYQLGDARIKRAIALSPTTSLMFGETGLTKVRVPTLLLASSADKTTPALTEQIVAFEKIPSPKWLAGVIGSTHLSVRDSSTNLNQAGRPNTPFSGGEIVGEQAADVRKFIKGITLAFAAQMTPEAEKYSIFLTPQYAQFASTKVFPLLLITQIPPDAMAVVKEFIGKK is encoded by the coding sequence ATGGGAAGAAGCTGGAGAGGTTTCAAGATACTTGCAGGTTTGCTTTGCGCGACTGCTTTGACACAGTTTTTTGGAGCAAATACTTCTGCGATCGCAGCTGACACAGTTGTAGTACGTTATGGTATAGCAACAGAATCCGTCTCCCTTGCCGAGTTGCAAAAAGCTGCGGAAACTGGTGAATTTCCTGGGAGTTTGAAGCCTTATACCAAAAGATTCTCAAAGCAACAACGCAACTACATTTTGGGAGCCTTGAGAATGGGGCTACCGCTCAATGTTGTCAGTATTAATAGATTACTTAATACCCAAATTGCGACTACGATTCTCAACGACTTTGCTACGGCATTAGTCCGAAAAGATAAAGCTGGAGTTCAAGCACTCAGAGCCGGATTGGTATTAGGCTCTGTTGCTCCAAAAGGTCTTTCTGTATTGAGTTTCATCGCCGCTTATCCTAGCCAACGCCTAGAAATTAATTTGCCACAAGCACTGAGAGTTGCAAGGAGTTTGAATATAGGTTTTTGGCGCACCCAACAGTTTATGCTGGCGATTGCTTCCCGACTCAACGCTACCCAATCAGAGGTTTCTTTCCCCTTTGACCCTACCCTACCTGGAAGCGCTCAAGTACAAGTACTAAACTTGAATTTAAATGACCAAAAGCGCCAGCGCAAAATTCCTGTTGATGTTTACTGGTCAACAGCTGCAACTCTCAACAAACCTGTAATTATCTATACTCATGGTTTTGGATCAGTCCGCACAGACTTGCGCTATTTGGCAGAACATTTGGCATCTCACGGTTATGTGTTCGCCGCTTTAGAACATCCTGGGAGCAATGGGGTAAATATTAGCTCAGCAATAGAAGGTAAAACAGGACTATTGAAGTCTCAGGAGTTTTTGGATCGTCCTAAAGATATTAGTTTTGTCCTGGATGAACTCGCAAAGCTCAATCAAACAGCTAACAACCCACTTCAAGGAAAACTTGCAACTAATAACGTTTTGGTACTTGGCTATTCTTTTGGCGGTGGTACAGCTTTAACAGCTGCTGGAGGTGAGTTACAACTGGAAACCCTCAAAAAACGTTGCAAGGATAACTTGACTGTATTGAGTTTGGGAGAAGCTATCCAGTGTGTTGCCCAAGGACTACCAGAAAATAATTATCAACTAGGAGACGCCAGAATCAAACGGGCGATCGCTCTTAGTCCTACAACTTCTCTGATGTTTGGCGAAACTGGTTTAACTAAAGTGCGAGTACCTACTTTATTGTTGGCAAGTTCGGCAGATAAAACTACCCCAGCTTTAACTGAACAGATTGTCGCGTTTGAGAAAATCCCGTCACCAAAATGGCTAGCGGGTGTAATAGGCAGTACTCATCTAAGTGTTAGAGACTCCAGTACCAACTTAAATCAAGCCGGGCGACCAAATACACCTTTTAGTGGTGGTGAAATTGTCGGTGAACAAGCAGCAGATGTTCGCAAGTTCATTAAAGGTATAACTTTAGCGTTTGCTGCACAGATGACTCCAGAAGCTGAGAAATATAGTATTTTTCTGACGCCGCAATATGCCCAGTTTGCATCAACCAAAGTATTTCCATTGCTTCTAATTACGCAGATTCCTCCTGATGCTATGGCTGTGGTAAAAGAATTTATTGGAAAGAAATAG
- a CDS encoding MFS transporter, protein MFQSTEIMLGLYKPLLWLAQATTVDPTSITPTQASGLVSGPRFFVALISGVILAFAFQLVLTNLSLAAGISYLGRPSDSDSDGEVGSLGGTIRKIGTAVGIWTLVTVTIALLIASFLAVKLSLVILDPTLGAILGLVIWGAYFLLLFLISSTTVGSLIGSVVNTATSGFQAILGTATAALGAKAVNDQVVATAEAAAAAVRRELGSAIDPTSIRENIEDYLERLRPAELDLSKIRGDFENLLNDPQLKAIAGSPDLRNIDRQKFIELVSSRTDLSKRDVSRIADTLYKVWQQVVSQQQPGQDRLGELVDYLKSLPPGQSKTDELNAKLERLIAETQGSKQADQKSTPGPIQQSIQQGISALTGIALGRTDLSDLDVEKILRSLTTAKDKVTQQADKLGLPTASQPYSPIRADIENYLSNTYAWQLSQERIAQEFRDVIYDPAADPGTVRRELERLSRNDFVNILQQRGLLTQAQIQRIADQLEAVRQSVLVTVTAEEEREIVQDLQRRVESYLLVTPKAELAAEGIEQNFRPLLVDQEADYETLSRRLALVNRQELREILVQRNDIQPGEVDSILDELEKQRDRVLIESKGLAEQAQYQAETLWLNVESYLRNTGKDELNPDAIRADLKRLLEDPQAGVSAIRARLSRFDRDTLVQLLSQRQDLSEDQVHQIINSVEQSWHGVRHAPQAVVDKAKEQYDSVTTTLADYLRNTGKSELNPEGIQRDFSRLFENPKEGAVALRRRLSQLDRDTLVKLLSQRQDLSEEQVNEVIDSVQTSIRNVVRAPRRLASRTQQQVQDFKAYLEEYLRQTGKEELNPEGIKRDLQLLLHDPRVGVESFSDRLAHFDRSTIIALLKIREDISDEEAARIADNIVSVRDQFVEQVRNIQRRIQDTIEGVFARIRHYLNSLDRPELNYDGVKRDVRTLFEDPQAGFDALRDRLSSFNRDTLVAIMSSREDISEEDANRVIDQIERARNTVLQRAERLQHEAQRRLEEVKHQAQRQAEETRKAAASAAWWLFATAFVSAIFSALGGALAVVRVV, encoded by the coding sequence ATGTTCCAAAGTACGGAAATCATGTTGGGACTCTACAAGCCATTATTATGGCTAGCGCAGGCTACTACAGTAGATCCCACAAGCATTACACCAACACAAGCATCAGGTCTTGTTTCAGGGCCACGCTTTTTTGTTGCTTTAATCTCTGGTGTGATCCTAGCTTTTGCTTTCCAATTAGTTTTAACCAATCTCTCCCTTGCAGCTGGTATTTCCTACCTGGGGCGTCCGTCTGACTCGGATTCTGATGGGGAGGTCGGAAGTTTGGGCGGTACGATTCGCAAAATTGGTACGGCTGTGGGGATTTGGACATTAGTTACTGTAACGATCGCCCTGTTAATCGCCAGCTTCTTGGCAGTAAAATTGAGTCTTGTGATTTTAGACCCAACCCTGGGAGCAATTCTCGGATTGGTGATTTGGGGTGCATACTTCTTGTTACTGTTCTTGATCAGTTCCACAACTGTGGGTTCCTTAATTGGCTCAGTTGTTAACACAGCAACTTCCGGTTTTCAGGCGATTCTGGGGACTGCTACTGCTGCACTGGGAGCAAAGGCTGTCAACGACCAAGTTGTCGCAACAGCTGAAGCCGCCGCCGCCGCTGTGCGTCGAGAATTAGGGAGTGCCATCGACCCGACAAGTATCCGAGAAAATATTGAAGATTACTTAGAGAGGCTACGTCCGGCAGAGCTAGATTTATCAAAGATTCGCGGTGACTTTGAAAATTTACTCAACGACCCGCAATTGAAAGCGATCGCAGGTTCTCCAGACCTCCGCAACATCGACCGCCAGAAGTTTATTGAATTAGTCAGCAGTCGCACTGACCTTTCTAAGCGAGACGTTAGCCGGATCGCTGATACTTTGTATAAAGTTTGGCAGCAGGTGGTGAGTCAGCAACAACCTGGTCAAGACCGTTTGGGTGAATTAGTTGACTATCTCAAATCGCTTCCACCCGGACAAAGCAAGACAGATGAACTCAACGCCAAGCTGGAACGGTTAATAGCCGAAACACAAGGCTCCAAACAAGCCGACCAAAAGTCTACCCCAGGCCCAATTCAGCAGTCAATCCAGCAAGGAATATCCGCCCTAACTGGTATAGCGTTAGGACGGACTGATTTGTCAGATTTGGATGTGGAAAAGATATTGCGATCGCTCACCACCGCCAAAGACAAAGTTACGCAACAAGCTGATAAGCTAGGCTTACCCACGGCATCACAACCCTATAGTCCAATTCGGGCTGACATAGAAAACTACCTGTCCAACACTTATGCTTGGCAACTCAGCCAAGAAAGAATTGCTCAGGAATTTCGTGATGTTATTTACGACCCAGCAGCTGATCCTGGCACAGTTCGCAGGGAACTAGAGCGGCTTTCTCGCAATGATTTTGTCAACATCTTGCAACAACGGGGATTGCTTACCCAAGCCCAAATTCAGCGTATTGCAGATCAGCTAGAAGCTGTGCGCCAATCAGTGTTAGTGACAGTCACTGCTGAGGAAGAAAGAGAGATAGTACAAGACTTGCAACGTCGAGTAGAAAGTTATCTCCTCGTTACCCCAAAAGCAGAGTTAGCAGCTGAAGGAATTGAGCAGAACTTCAGACCACTCCTGGTAGACCAAGAGGCAGATTATGAAACCCTATCGCGGCGACTAGCACTAGTTAACCGCCAAGAACTGCGGGAGATACTAGTACAGCGCAATGATATACAGCCAGGAGAAGTAGACAGTATTCTGGACGAGTTAGAAAAACAGCGCGATCGCGTTTTAATCGAATCCAAAGGACTGGCAGAACAGGCACAATATCAAGCAGAAACTCTGTGGTTGAATGTAGAATCATATCTGCGTAACACCGGAAAAGATGAATTAAATCCTGATGCCATCCGCGCCGACCTCAAAAGGCTGTTGGAAGATCCCCAAGCTGGAGTTTCGGCAATTCGGGCGCGGTTGTCGCGCTTTGACCGTGATACCTTAGTGCAACTGTTAAGCCAGCGGCAAGATTTGAGCGAAGACCAAGTTCATCAAATCATCAATTCTGTAGAACAGTCGTGGCATGGTGTCCGCCACGCACCTCAAGCTGTAGTAGATAAAGCTAAGGAGCAATACGACTCTGTAACCACCACACTTGCAGATTATTTGCGAAACACTGGCAAATCAGAACTTAATCCTGAAGGTATTCAACGGGACTTTAGCAGACTGTTTGAAAACCCCAAAGAAGGAGCCGTAGCATTGCGTCGGCGGTTGTCGCAATTAGACCGCGATACCTTAGTCAAGTTGCTGAGTCAACGTCAAGACTTGAGTGAAGAACAAGTCAATGAAGTTATTGATTCCGTGCAAACTTCGATTCGCAATGTTGTGCGTGCGCCACGCCGTTTAGCTAGCCGGACACAGCAACAAGTACAAGATTTCAAAGCTTATCTGGAAGAGTATTTGCGGCAAACTGGCAAAGAAGAACTCAACCCAGAGGGTATCAAACGCGATTTGCAATTATTGTTGCACGATCCACGAGTTGGAGTGGAAAGTTTTAGCGATCGCCTAGCTCATTTTGACCGTTCGACAATTATTGCGCTGTTGAAAATTCGCGAAGATATTTCTGATGAAGAAGCAGCAAGAATCGCGGATAATATCGTATCAGTGCGGGATCAGTTTGTCGAACAGGTACGAAACATCCAACGGCGCATTCAAGATACCATTGAGGGAGTTTTTGCCCGCATCCGCCACTATCTCAACTCCTTGGATCGTCCAGAACTCAATTATGATGGGGTGAAGCGGGATGTTCGCACCTTATTTGAAGATCCACAGGCAGGATTTGATGCCTTACGCGATCGCTTATCTTCTTTCAACCGCGATACTCTAGTGGCAATTATGAGTTCTCGCGAAGATATCTCTGAAGAAGATGCCAATCGCGTCATCGACCAAATTGAACGCGCACGCAACACAGTATTGCAACGTGCAGAACGCCTACAGCATGAAGCACAACGCCGCCTAGAAGAAGTGAAGCATCAAGCACAGCGGCAAGCGGAAGAAACCCGCAAAGCCGCAGCTTCAGCAGCTTGGTGGTTGTTTGCTACAGCATTCGTTTCAGCTATTTTCTCTGCATTAGGAGGAGCGCTTGCTGTAGTTCGCGTCGTGTAG
- a CDS encoding chlorophyll a/b-binding protein has product METRETRPSTNPPPVAVTYNGRDRNEFLFGWTPQAEIWNGRFAMIGFLAYLLWDLGGYSVVRDVLHIVGY; this is encoded by the coding sequence ATGGAAACTCGTGAAACTCGTCCGTCTACAAATCCACCACCAGTTGCTGTAACTTACAATGGTCGCGATCGCAATGAATTTCTTTTTGGCTGGACTCCTCAAGCCGAAATCTGGAATGGTCGTTTTGCCATGATTGGCTTTCTTGCCTATTTACTTTGGGATTTAGGCGGCTACAGCGTTGTTCGTGACGTTTTACATATAGTTGGATACTAA
- a CDS encoding chlorophyll a/b-binding protein, producing MVNRETRSSIDIPPIAPEYNGVDRNAFLFGWTPQAEIWNGRFAMIGFLAYLLWDLAGYSVVRDVLRLVGY from the coding sequence ATGGTAAATCGTGAAACTCGTTCGTCTATAGATATCCCACCAATTGCACCAGAATACAATGGTGTAGACCGTAATGCATTTCTTTTTGGCTGGACTCCTCAAGCCGAAATTTGGAATGGACGATTTGCAATGATTGGCTTTCTTGCCTATCTACTTTGGGATTTAGCTGGTTATAGCGTTGTTCGTGACGTACTGAGGCTAGTTGGCTACTAG
- a CDS encoding chlorophyll a/b-binding protein yields the protein METRPSTNPPPVASEYNGVDRNDFLFGWTPQAEIWNGRFAMIGFLAYLLWDLAGYSVLRDVLKLIGY from the coding sequence ATGGAAACTCGTCCATCTACTAATCCACCACCTGTTGCATCAGAATACAATGGCGTAGATCGCAATGACTTCCTCTTCGGCTGGACTCCTCAAGCCGAAATCTGGAATGGTCGATTTGCAATGATTGGCTTTCTTGCCTATCTACTTTGGGATTTAGCTGGTTATAGTGTCCTACGCGACGTACTAAAGCTAATTGGATATTAG
- a CDS encoding universal stress protein, with protein MLARLQSAIGRDDLVEQMVLLPEPKKPFAKKASNANSVNLIVAYDASPNSHAALDIAFWIAHQTRLATNAQVTVQAVYIVEDNQSSQYPNILTFPVHERPLECQVSGVSQSLTLVLTQPQLETSVTPLKQADTILWQARSLAEEWQGSFKSHLRFGSISTELKKVVALEAADILFLGCKSVNHPMIEALGSNFPCAVLGIPSCIDE; from the coding sequence ATGTTAGCACGCCTACAAAGCGCGATCGGTCGAGACGACTTAGTTGAGCAAATGGTGTTGCTGCCAGAACCAAAAAAACCTTTTGCTAAAAAAGCTTCAAATGCAAATTCAGTCAATTTAATTGTTGCTTATGACGCTTCTCCTAACAGTCATGCAGCTTTAGATATTGCCTTCTGGATTGCTCACCAAACACGTTTAGCTACTAACGCGCAAGTCACAGTTCAAGCCGTTTACATAGTAGAAGATAATCAAAGCAGTCAGTATCCAAATATCTTGACTTTTCCAGTCCACGAACGTCCATTAGAGTGTCAAGTTAGCGGAGTCTCACAGTCTCTCACACTAGTATTAACTCAACCACAACTCGAAACATCGGTAACTCCTCTCAAGCAAGCAGACACAATTCTTTGGCAAGCACGAAGTTTGGCTGAAGAATGGCAGGGTTCATTCAAATCCCATCTCAGGTTTGGTTCGATTAGTACAGAACTTAAGAAAGTTGTTGCATTAGAAGCAGCCGATATACTATTTTTAGGCTGTAAATCTGTAAATCACCCTATGATTGAAGCATTAGGTTCTAATTTTCCATGTGCTGTCTTGGGTATTCCTAGTTGTATTGATGAGTAA
- a CDS encoding ABC transporter ATP-binding protein, with protein MEYTTSPINTQGEVTPRTGFLEIENLVKSYPTPGKDNFVVLNGVNLTIREDEFVSVIGHSGCGKSTLLKIIAGLEKATSGSVRLDGKEIRKPGAERMMVFQNYSLLPWLTVRENIRLAVDEVLKNANRADKISIVNEHLAMVNLTAAADKYPDELSGGMKQRVGIARALAIRPKMLLMDEPFGALDALTRSKLQRQVLDIWENKRQAVMMITHDVDEAIYMSDRIVLMTNGPAATIGEILEVPFEHPRVNPRSASPSEDPRVAMRNSKEYFELRNHALNFLDRYFTQDE; from the coding sequence ATGGAATATACCACATCACCTATCAATACTCAGGGTGAAGTTACACCCCGCACTGGATTTCTAGAAATTGAAAATTTAGTCAAGTCTTATCCAACACCTGGGAAAGACAATTTTGTCGTTTTAAATGGTGTGAATCTTACGATACGTGAAGATGAATTTGTTTCTGTAATTGGTCACTCAGGCTGTGGTAAATCAACCCTACTAAAGATTATTGCTGGTTTAGAAAAAGCTACTTCTGGCTCAGTACGGCTAGATGGAAAAGAAATTCGTAAACCAGGCGCAGAAAGAATGATGGTGTTTCAGAACTATTCATTACTGCCTTGGTTAACTGTGCGAGAAAATATCCGATTAGCTGTAGACGAAGTGCTAAAAAATGCTAATCGTGCTGACAAAATTAGCATTGTTAACGAACACTTGGCAATGGTAAACTTAACGGCGGCGGCTGATAAGTATCCTGATGAACTTTCTGGAGGTATGAAACAGCGGGTGGGGATTGCTAGAGCCTTAGCAATTCGCCCAAAAATGTTGTTGATGGATGAACCTTTTGGGGCTTTAGATGCACTAACTCGGAGCAAATTGCAGCGGCAAGTATTAGATATTTGGGAAAACAAACGCCAAGCAGTAATGATGATTACCCATGATGTAGATGAGGCAATTTATATGTCAGATCGCATCGTATTGATGACAAATGGCCCAGCTGCTACCATAGGAGAGATATTAGAAGTTCCTTTTGAGCATCCACGCGTTAACCCTCGCTCAGCGTCTCCTTCAGAAGATCCTCGCGTTGCCATGCGAAACTCAAAAGAATATTTTGAACTCCGTAACCACGCTCTCAATTTTCTGGATCGATATTTTACTCAAGACGAATGA
- a CDS encoding ABC transporter substrate-binding protein, protein MGDINQNTWNRRDFIKGIGATTAGIALSSCAVSGDRSAKGLTEEALAVEPVVKPGDLEKSDITVGYVPVNDCAPFAIAWKKGFFRKYGLNVKLNREASWATSRDGLIFGRLDASPVVSGAVTNARIGAEGARHAPLCAAMTIHRHGNAMTMDKAMWDFGLRPWYEYKQQYGDGALEAFGKDFRGYFDKQPPEGKVWAVVLSSAIYEYFVRYLSAAAGVDPLKEFRIIIVPPPQMVTNVRIGAMQAYMVAEPWNTRAITGNEGVGFTFAQGKEIWLGHPDRLLGVMESFIEKYPKTYRSLVKAMIEACQYCSKPENHQEVAELITDRSFTGARPKKKDALITKLTGPGIIGNYNYGGFDGKDRTIKAADTTIFFDIPDNLPKQPGEHSTFLWRSRSIWLMTQAARWGQIKEFPKNANKLAEQGWRTDLYREIATEMGIQCPKDDYKVEPPGVFIDNKGFDPSDPAGYLNSFAIRANAPTRFFMS, encoded by the coding sequence ATGGGTGATATTAATCAGAATACCTGGAATCGACGAGACTTTATTAAAGGAATAGGAGCAACAACAGCAGGAATAGCACTATCTTCGTGTGCAGTTTCAGGCGATCGCTCAGCTAAAGGGCTGACTGAAGAAGCTTTAGCTGTTGAACCAGTAGTGAAACCTGGAGACTTAGAGAAATCTGATATTACCGTTGGTTATGTTCCTGTTAATGACTGTGCGCCATTTGCGATCGCTTGGAAAAAAGGCTTCTTCCGCAAATATGGTTTAAACGTCAAACTCAACCGGGAAGCAAGTTGGGCAACCTCCCGCGACGGCTTAATTTTTGGTCGCCTGGATGCTTCACCCGTGGTATCTGGTGCTGTTACCAACGCCAGAATTGGCGCTGAAGGCGCACGTCATGCCCCCTTGTGTGCAGCCATGACTATTCACCGCCACGGTAACGCCATGACGATGGACAAAGCCATGTGGGATTTCGGGCTGCGTCCGTGGTACGAGTACAAACAACAATATGGCGATGGTGCGCTAGAAGCCTTTGGCAAAGATTTTCGCGGTTACTTTGACAAACAGCCTCCAGAAGGCAAAGTCTGGGCAGTAGTACTAAGTTCTGCGATTTATGAATATTTTGTCCGCTACTTATCCGCTGCCGCAGGTGTTGATCCCCTCAAGGAATTTCGGATCATCATTGTTCCACCTCCTCAGATGGTGACAAATGTGCGGATTGGCGCTATGCAAGCTTACATGGTGGCAGAACCCTGGAACACAAGAGCAATTACAGGTAACGAAGGTGTCGGCTTTACCTTTGCACAAGGCAAAGAAATCTGGCTAGGGCATCCAGATCGACTTTTGGGAGTGATGGAATCTTTCATCGAAAAGTATCCCAAAACCTACCGTTCTCTGGTCAAGGCAATGATTGAAGCCTGCCAGTATTGCAGCAAACCAGAAAATCACCAAGAAGTGGCTGAATTGATTACAGACCGATCCTTTACAGGTGCAAGGCCTAAAAAGAAGGATGCCCTAATTACGAAGTTGACAGGGCCGGGAATTATCGGCAATTACAACTATGGTGGGTTCGATGGCAAAGACCGCACCATTAAAGCCGCTGACACCACAATTTTCTTTGATATACCTGACAACCTTCCTAAACAGCCAGGAGAACATTCAACATTTTTGTGGAGATCCCGAAGTATCTGGTTGATGACACAAGCAGCTAGATGGGGGCAAATTAAGGAATTCCCCAAAAATGCTAATAAATTAGCTGAACAAGGCTGGAGAACTGATTTATATCGTGAGATAGCAACTGAAATGGGTATTCAGTGTCCCAAGGATGATTACAAAGTGGAACCTCCAGGAGTATTTATAGATAATAAAGGCTTTGATCCTAGTGATCCAGCGGGATATTTAAATAGTTTTGCTATTAGGGCTAACGCTCCTACTCGTTTTTTCATGTCTTAA
- the ntrB gene encoding nitrate ABC transporter permease, which produces MIFQLNLAAIVAVAGQAAWQKTKPAIARDVVLLPILGFLGIIVLWWIVALANHELMPTPPEALIANLDYILNPFYERGPGNLGIGWLLIASLRRVLLGFLLGAVVAIPLGFLIGMSKPAMLALNPIIQIFKPVSPLAWLPIALAIFNLADPSAIFVIFITSLWPTIINTALGVSSVPKDYLDVARVLEMPRWRRITKIIWPASLPYIFTGLRISLGIAWLVIVAVEMLTGGIGIGFFVWDEWSRLNLSSVFLAVLVIGLTGLILDFAVSKIQELVTHRPTTSN; this is translated from the coding sequence ATGATATTTCAACTAAATCTAGCTGCAATTGTTGCGGTAGCTGGACAAGCTGCTTGGCAAAAAACAAAACCTGCGATCGCCAGAGATGTCGTCTTACTACCCATATTAGGTTTCTTGGGAATAATCGTGTTGTGGTGGATTGTGGCACTTGCTAACCATGAATTAATGCCCACGCCACCAGAGGCGCTAATCGCTAATTTAGACTACATTTTAAATCCCTTCTACGAAAGAGGCCCAGGGAACTTAGGAATTGGTTGGTTGCTGATTGCCAGTCTACGGCGGGTGTTGCTGGGTTTTCTATTAGGTGCAGTAGTAGCGATTCCTTTGGGATTTTTAATTGGGATGTCCAAACCGGCAATGCTGGCGCTCAATCCCATTATTCAAATTTTTAAACCAGTATCGCCCTTAGCTTGGCTACCTATTGCCTTAGCAATTTTCAATTTGGCAGATCCTTCAGCTATCTTTGTAATTTTTATTACCTCCTTATGGCCGACAATTATTAACACTGCCTTGGGAGTTTCTAGCGTTCCTAAAGATTATTTAGATGTAGCACGAGTACTAGAAATGCCTCGTTGGAGACGGATAACAAAAATTATTTGGCCTGCTAGCTTGCCCTATATTTTTACAGGTTTACGAATCAGTTTAGGGATTGCGTGGCTAGTAATTGTTGCCGTAGAAATGCTTACAGGCGGGATTGGTATAGGCTTTTTTGTTTGGGATGAATGGAGTCGCTTAAACTTAAGTTCAGTTTTCCTAGCTGTGTTAGTAATTGGCTTAACGGGGCTAATCCTGGATTTCGCCGTCAGCAAAATTCAAGAATTAGTTACTCACCGCCCGACAACTTCTAACTAA
- a CDS encoding HAMP domain-containing sensor histidine kinase: MDFSQTLAEKTDTILNKWIAAVRLDRRIESADDLSYSAIRNHIPDVLKAMVTVLSKSQDNDIQSIVTASFQHGAIRAEQGYDPAEIAREYHLLRMVIFDTIQADLLVGTPLEIIRSMRLIDAIVDEAITRCFKSYVEERLRELQYLHESLTLHNEELTRLINANQEYVSQLAHELKHPLTSIIGYSDLFLRQERRKTETKDNYANLEHIERVLRNGRQLLHLINNVLELSRYNAGQIKFQLAPTNVPEIINSVREMLAPLAIGKNLQIMVDCDRAPEEIFTDSFLLQQILTNLVSNAIRYTEKGSISIVCHLLDSDTKAIMPILPRNVLLENSFPVLGENKTTFPEKLSDNKAYLAIAVSDTGIGIAPENQTQIFEPYFRVSTNKSYLPDSTGLGLAIVSRLVQLLQGQIHLFSQLGVGSTFTVILPLKLEI; encoded by the coding sequence ATGGATTTTAGTCAAACACTGGCTGAAAAAACGGATACTATCCTTAATAAATGGATTGCAGCAGTTCGCCTAGATAGACGAATCGAGAGTGCAGATGATCTATCATACTCAGCAATCCGAAATCATATCCCTGATGTTTTGAAAGCAATGGTGACAGTGCTTTCAAAATCGCAGGATAATGATATTCAGTCGATAGTTACTGCCAGTTTTCAGCACGGGGCTATTAGAGCCGAACAAGGCTATGATCCAGCAGAAATTGCCAGAGAATATCACTTGCTAAGAATGGTAATTTTTGACACCATTCAAGCAGACTTACTCGTAGGAACACCGTTAGAAATAATCCGTTCTATGCGTTTGATTGACGCTATTGTAGACGAAGCGATTACTCGGTGTTTTAAGAGTTATGTTGAAGAGCGCTTACGAGAACTACAGTATCTACATGAATCATTAACGCTTCATAATGAAGAACTTACTCGTTTAATTAACGCTAATCAAGAGTATGTTTCGCAACTAGCCCACGAATTAAAACATCCTCTAACTTCCATTATTGGTTACTCGGATCTGTTTTTACGCCAAGAACGACGAAAGACTGAGACAAAAGATAACTATGCCAATCTAGAACATATTGAGCGTGTGTTACGCAATGGCAGACAATTACTTCACCTGATCAATAATGTACTAGAACTCTCGCGGTATAATGCAGGACAAATAAAGTTCCAACTAGCACCCACCAATGTACCTGAAATAATCAATAGTGTTCGGGAAATGTTAGCACCTTTAGCTATTGGTAAAAATTTACAAATCATGGTGGATTGCGATCGCGCTCCTGAAGAGATATTCACAGATTCGTTTTTATTGCAACAGATTCTTACAAACCTTGTTAGTAATGCTATTCGCTATACAGAAAAGGGAAGTATTAGTATAGTGTGTCACTTGCTGGATAGTGATACAAAGGCGATCATGCCTATTTTGCCAAGAAATGTTCTTTTAGAAAATTCTTTCCCTGTGCTTGGAGAGAACAAGACAACATTTCCAGAAAAACTGTCGGATAATAAAGCTTACCTTGCGATCGCAGTTTCTGATACTGGAATCGGGATTGCACCAGAAAACCAAACCCAGATATTTGAACCCTACTTTCGCGTGAGTACTAATAAATCTTACCTTCCTGATAGTACAGGGTTAGGTTTGGCGATCGTTTCTCGCTTAGTGCAGTTACTGCAAGGTCAAATTCACCTGTTTTCTCAGTTAGGGGTTGGTTCAACTTTCACCGTGATTTTACCCTTAAAATTAGAAATATAA